The genomic interval CACTAATCGGTTCAACAATAGCAATTGGTGTTTGTCTGTTATATTTTAATCCCATGGCACATCTCAAGAGTTCATTTTTTATAAATGCTTTCTGCGGATCGTCACGGTCTGTTGCTTTTAGATAATTTTTATATTGAAAAATTGCAAGCTCAAATTGATTCTGATGCTGGTATGACTTTGCAAGATACCAAGCGCCTAATTTTGAATATTTATTGGATCTTGATAATAGTTTTTCAAAACAACGGATGCTATAATCTAAGGCATTAGATTCATAACAACTAATACCTGCTTGCAATAATAAATCAGGATCCTTCTCTACGATGTTCCAGGAAGTTTTATAAATTTCAGAAGCTTCAAAATACTTCTTCTGTTTATAATATTGATTCGCACTCTTTAGATTTTGAGTAAACCCAACACAAGAATACAAACATGCTAAAAAAATCAGCAAGAATTGATATAAGTGATTAGACTTAATTAGCATTAAATGGTTTGATTAATATCAAACTGTTCCAGATAGTCTCCAACACGTTTTAAAAAAGTTCCACCCAAAGCGCCATCAACCACTCTATGATCATAAGACATTGATAAGAACATCATATGACGTATCCCAATAGTATCGCCAGAAGGTGTTTCTATTACAGCTGGTTTTTTTCGGATTGCCCCTGTTGCCATAATAGCAACTTGCGGTTGATTGATAATAGGAGTACCCATTACATTTCCAAAGGTACCTACATTCGTAAGTGTGAATGTACCTTCCTGAATATCTTCCGGTTTTAATTTATTAGCACGCGCTCTGGCTGCTAAATCGTTTACTTGATACGTCAAGCCTACTAAATTCAAACGGTCTGCATTTTTTATAACAGGAACAATTAAGTTGCCACTTGGCAAAGCAGCTGCCATGCCAATATTTATATCCAGTTTTCGAATGATCTGAGTTCCCTGAACAGATACATTGATCATTGGAAACTCCTTAATGGCTCTTGCAATAGCTTCAATAAAAACAGGCGTAAAGGTAATTTTCTGATTATACTTTTTTAAGAAACTATCTTTTATACGATCTCTCCATTGGACTATTGGTGTTACATCAACTTCAACAAAAGAGGTGACATGAGGTGCCGTGTGTTTACTCATTACCATATGATCAGATATGAGCTTTCGCATCCTATCCATTTCAATGATTTCTACATTGCCTGAAATAGAAACTGCCGGAGCTGCTTGAATTGCAGATGACTCTTGAAAAGGCTTTACATTTTCAGCATTTGTTGCCTTTTGAGGCGTCGCATTTGAAAGATATCCTATCAAATCCCGTTTTGTTAAACGTCCATCTAAGCCAGATCCAGGAATTGATTCTAACTGGCTTACTGCAATATTTTCTTGTTTTGCAATGTTTCGTACCAGGGGTGAGAAAAACCGGTTTGATGTTGATTTTTCAACACCTGTTGTGCTCGAAGTTTGCTTTTCTATCGCTGCTTTTAATTCTGTTTTGCTTTCATTTTTAGCAATCTCTGGCTGTGTCGTTGGAGAACTTAGATTTTCAGCATTGACATCTGTTTCAATATAAGCTATTACTTTGCCAATAGCAACAACGTCATTTTCTTTAAAAAGCAATTTTGAAATAACGCCTTTAGAAGGTGAAGGAATTTCACTATCGACCTTATCCGTAGCAATTTCCAAGATTGTTTCGTCCATTTCGACAGCATCCCCTTCTTTTTTAAGCCATTTTAGGATGGTTGCTTCAATGATACTTTCCCCCATTTTAGGCATAATCAGCTCTACCTTAGCCATAGTCAAAAATTTATGCAAAAGTACAAAAATTAAAGGTCAAGATTCCAAAAAGAGAATAGACTCCCATTAAATTTAATGTATTAAACGGTCTAAATAAGTCCATTTAATGGGATATATACTAATTAGCGATCGAAATGTAATCTGCCATTTTAGGATACCCGCAACAGTGCTTTCTTACTGGTAATATCTATTTTACTTCTTTTAGATACTTCCAAAATAAAATCATTGCAAATGTAGCAGTTGCTTCAATATTCCGAATTCGATCTCTGAAAAAGCGGAGTTTCTTGGTTTTTATAATATCTTTTGTACCATATGCAATCCAAACGGTACCTACTGGTTTGTCCTCCGTACCACCCAATGGACCAGCAATCCCACTAGTTGCAATTGCATAATTAGAATCCAATTCCGAACAAGCTCCTTTGACCATTTCAACTACACATTCTTCACTTACCGCCCCAAATTTGGCTAAAACTTCTTCTGAAACCCCTAATAATTTATGTTTCATTTCATACTGATAAGCAACAATTGAACCTTGAAAATATTCCGAAGCCCCAGGTACGGAGACTATTTTATGAGCCAAGTAACCTCCTGAACAACTCTCCGCCGTACTTAAAGTCCTTTCTTGTTTAATCAATAGTTTTCCAATCTCTTCCTCTAGGCTGGTATCCCCAAAACCCAGGATATTATCAATTAAGGTATCCTTTATAATTTCTTTATAAGTCTCAATTTTCTCTTTAAGAAAGTCCAGACTTTCGTGTTTTCCAGTCAATCTTAATTTCACCTGACCTTGAGAAGGTAAGTATGCCAAAGAAAGATAGGATGGCAATTCACCAAATTTAGGTTCTATCAAGTCTGCTATTTCCGTCTCCCCCATACCTATGGTATGAATGGTTTGATGGTAAACCTGAATGTTCTGCTTGTTTTCCCGGAGCCTGGGGACAACGCCATGATTCATAATAAATTCCATTTCGTAGGGTACCCCAGGCATCGAAAAGTACATCTTAGAATGTGCCTTAATATACATACCCAAAGCAGTCCCTAATTGATTGTCTAATAGGATTGCATTCGCTGGCAAATAACATTGTTGCAAGTGATTTGGTGTAATTTTCATATTTCGAATTTGCAACATCTTTTCAAGATGAATTTTATTTTCATCACTAAAAATTAAATCAACTTCAAAATAATCTGCTAAGGTTTTCTTGGTAATATCGTCTTTGGTAGGGCCTAATCCTCCGGTCATTAAAAGAACATCCGCATCTTGTGAAGCTTCGTGCAAGGCTAAAAGGATTTGATCCGATTTATCAGCTACGGTCCATTTTTTATAAATTTCCAGTCCTTCCTTATAAAGAATCCTGGCAATACTTGTTGCATTGGTATCCACTACTTGTCCAAGTAGTACTTCATCTCCGATAATGATTAAGGCGATTTTCATGTATTCAGAAAAATTAATATTAACTTACTACGTTGCCGTATTTTATAAAATAAAAAATCACTCCTGTTTGGCCGTGGGGTGAACTTCAAAAGTAAATGATTAAAACTAAAACTTAAGGGAATCTATTCTTTACAAATCTAAAAATCAAAGAAATTAAAATTAACCGTACTATCCTTTCTAACAATATGTTTATATCCCAATTTAATCTGATAGAAACTATTTCCTAAAAATCAAAATTCATCTTATCGATTGTCATTCTAAATCCGCCACTAAACCAAACAGATGCATTTGATATCTTTTCAATTTCATTCTTTCTGTAATGAACATTAAAGTCTAACCAAGCTCTTTGAAATAACTGATAAGAAAAATTCAAACTTAAACCGATCACTTGATTCTGAATACCCTGCCCAATTGTATGATTGAAATCCGTATTTCTTGTGTTATAATTTAAGAGAATATTCCCACCATTATTGATCCCGCTACTATCTAATCCCTTTTGATAAATCAAACATTGGCCTGTAAGTTGATATCTAGGATGTGGAACATAGTGCAGCCTGAAAATAAATTCCTTGAAATTTGCACCTAAAGGATGTGCTAAAGCCTGAAAGAAATGAGTATAATTTGAAATGCTATCTCTAAAAGTATAAGTATAAGGTCTCACCAGATTAAATTCAGCTTGAAAATCCAAATTTCGAATATTAAATGCGTTTACATATTTTATACCTGCTTGAATGCCATATTTATTTCCCCACCAACCATTCTGTTTCACAAACTCTTTCAATAAAAATTCATCAATCATCAATTGACCATAAACAGAAATGCGTTTTGCAAGCAATAGATTGGAATGAAATCCTAATAAAACATTATCGGGGCTGCCTAATGCATGCTCAATGAAACGGTATAAAATAACAGGATTTAGGTATTGCAATTCAAATCCTTTAGCTCTTGAAAATACTACAGATTCAAATAAACCTACGTTCCAGTTTTTAGTAAGATTCATACTTAAATAATGCGTTGCCATATATTTTTTTGGCAGCAATCGGTTTCCTTCATCGCCCAAACTTTCCGGACTCAATTCTGCAAAAATATTTTGGTAATGTAGTCTCCAAACATTGGTATTAAACTTTAAATAAAAATGAGGAGTAGCAAAATCTGATAATAATAAACTCCGTATTCCACTTCCAATAAAATGTCTTCCATGACCAAGACTCAAAGAAACATGTTTTGCAATTCTTACTGAAATACTAGCTTCTGAAATTAAAAAGTCATAGGCTCGGTTCAATGTAAAAAGTTTACTCTTAAACGATTTAAACAAACCCGCTCCCGGAAAACTTTTATACAATTTAATGTAGTCTTCGACATATAAAGGTGTCGTCAATTGGGTCTCAATAACATCCGCATGAAATGAAATTATTTGATCTACCGTTCCTTGAAAACGAAGCCCTCTGCGATTTGTAAATAATAACTCTGAATTATGTTCTTCTTTTCCAAATTTCAAATCTAATATAGGATCTAGTTGCAACTGGAAACTTTTCTTATAAACACTTAACCAATGCGATCCGTCCTTATAAAAATATTTTAAAATAGGCTTTTTCCTGAATGAATTTCTCAACTCCATTGATTTCTCCTGGTCATTCGTATATAGATTTTCAACATTATCCAGGATTAATTTATTTAAGATTACGCTGTCGTCTGAAGTTGACTCAAATTTCAATTTAAGTAAGGTATGCATGCAATTTCCTTGATCCAAAGGAATATTCTGCAAATGATTCGCAAATAATCTACCCGATTGGATTTCCAATCGATCTAACTGAAATTTTTGATTCTGGTCTGGATTAAAATAAACTGCCTGCAAAAATGCAGTACTGGCAATGTGACCAAAAACTAAAATTAAAAGGAACCTCATATTTTAAATTCAAGTAGATAGTCTTTAATAAAATTATTGAATTCCAATTCATGATAAAATTTCACGTGTATTGGAATCGCATAGACTTCTATATTTCGCAAACTGAAAAAATCTTTAAATAAAGCCAATCGTGTGCCATCCTTTTCAGTTGTTAAAATCATTTTATTAGGATGCGATATTTGTTCATGTTTTAACAAAATTGATTTTAATTCTGATTCCCTAAAATAATGGTGGTCTTCAAAATTGATATCAACTACAGAGGCTACATTGCCTGCAAGATAATTTAATAAATAACTGGATTGTGCAATTGCACTTATTAAGGTGATATGCAAACCTGGATTTAATAAAAAGAGTTTTTGCGGATTAAAAATCTGAAAAGGTACTCCATATTCAATTTTAGAGAAAAAAAGTCTTTGATGTTTTCTTAAACTGAGATTGTTTCTCCAACTTTCAAAATGATTCTCTGTAAGGTTTTCAGGACATTTACTTACGATAATGACATCGGCTCGAGACGCCCCATATCGCCACTCGCGCAATCTTCCACTGGGCAATAGAAAATCTTTAGAATATGGGTTTGCATATTCCGTTAATAAGATATTCAAGCCAGGTTTTACAGCCAAATGCTGAAAAGCATCATCCAATAAAATTAATTTTAGATCTGGAAAATTCCGGATCAATCTTGGGATACCAAGGGATCGACTTTCTGAAACGGCAACAGGCACATTGGGGAATTTATCCTTGATCTGTTTAGGTTCATCACCAACTTGTTTTGCATTGGATTCAGAATCTACTAATAAAAATCCAGATGTATTCCGTTTATAACCTCTACTTAAAACGGCGAGTTCAATATAATCTTTTAGAAGTCGGATTAAATATTCAATATGAGGTGACTTTCCAGTTCCTCCAATGGTCAAATTTCCAATAGAAATGACGGGAAAGCTAAATTTTACTGGCTTGATTAGGCCACTAAAATACAATGCCTGGTAAATACTGACACCGATTCCATATAAAAATGAAATGGGAAACAACAGTAAAGAAATTAATTTTTGCAAAATATCGAATTAGAAATAATAGTGAAATCCCAATTGTGGCATTGCAATTGTAAAATTACTAGCTGGACTTCGTAATCCAGGTTTTTTTTCTGTTTTTTCTATATCCGTTAATGAATAATCGGGCCTAATCAATAAACTGACATTCATGTTTTCAAAATTCATTTGGATCCCGAGTGCAAGTACAATTTCAATAGGCACCGAAGCATAGCTATCTTTTACATCGACATAACCCGGACTATAGTATAAAAAGTTGCGATCTCTTGAACTTAAAGCTTCTGTGAGCAGACTAAATTGGAAACCTGCTTGTGCAATAAAAGATAATTTACCTAATGGTTTATGCGTATAGCAAAACAAAACTGGGATCTTCAAATAGCTTAAATCCGTAGTATAATTGGCATTTGTATTGCCTGCTGTTGTATACTTTTGACCTTGTTGAGAATACAGAATTCCTGTCTGTAAACCATAGTTTGGTGTAAACTGATATCCCAAATCCAAACCAAAAGCAGTTCTAAAAGTAGTTTCAAAGTCCAAAATACCTCCTTCATCAAAATCAGTAGAACAGAATATCCAAGTATTTTGAATTGCACCATTTAGACCTGCATAGAATTTCTGCTTTTGTGCTGAAACAGAAATTGTTAGAATTAATGCCAAGTTTAATAAGATAAAATGTTTCATATGTTTATATATTTTATTATAATTTGAAATCAATCTTAAATAAAATCGAAAAGCTCTGTATTTATAATATTTAGAAATAAAAATTACAGTACGCATCAATGTTTACAAATTAGTTTAATCCTTGTTTACAAAGATTAAATTGAAAGCAAGGGATGCATATTTGTAGTAGTAATTCAGAATTTACAAATATTATGTCCTGGGATTTTTCAGAATTTCATTGCCAATTAAGCAAGAGGTACATTTTTTTTCGTTACAATAACGCTGATATAATTGAATACCTCCCTGGCTATGACCTGCGTGATCAAGTGTAAAATTATAACTTTTCCACATATGTACGATATGATTTTTTTCTGTTTTTAATTTTTGAAGGAAAAACAAGGCTTTTTCTTTTAATTCTTCCCTATTTTGAATGACACCATAAGCAAATAATATAGGAACTATTACATTGATTATAAGTATATCCCGTGTTAGGGTACCAATTTTGGCATGTTTCCATTCTTTGGATGTTTTCCCGAAAATAAAATGAGAATTCCAATATTCATTTGGCGATTCATCAAAATAACCATAGATTTCAATTAATGAATCTGATTCTATAATTTTAGAAAACAATTGATGTTCTTTATATAAAAAAGCTGCTAACTGAGCAATTCTAAGGCTTGGAAAATGGGAAGGTCGCAGTCGCAAAAATTTCCATTCAATTGCATTTATAGGTACGATTCCATATTTTAACTGCAGATGTTTAAATTCACTTTGTAAACCTTGATAATAAGCATCTTGGTGATCTTCAACAAGCATACCTGCTGTGCCAAAAAGCATTGCTTCTAATATAGTGTGATCGTGATATCCCTTTATAAGCAGTTTCCAAGTCAATATTTCACATAAATGAGCCATTGCTTCACTATTCATAGGAGCTACCATATAATGGGCCAATTTTCTATACAGTAAGGCTTCCCAATCCCATTGAAGTAGCTGCAATTCTTGCTTCATTTTCTCTGTTTTATTTTCCAGGCGTTCTATCATCATGCGCTCCAGCTGAATCGACTTTAAAGAATCCGGGATATAATTTAGAAATGGGCTACAAGCTAATGAACGCTCATTTTGCATTAGTCCCTGGTAGTTTCGGACTAAAACTGGATCTACCAGATCTTTCAGCTCCAAACAAGCTAAAGGGCTTTGGTTATAGAAAATATCTATATCATGCTGCCAAACCACATGAAGGATGATATTTTGATAATTTGGATCCAACTGATGCTTGTGTAAATTCCAATCTGATGCTTTAACATGTATTTCTACATGTCCTGCCCATAGGACACCATCTAATAAAATTTTGGCAAAGAGAAAATCCGGTCCTTGATTCGTATTAAATAAACCGGGATGCAACACTTCAATAAGAGATCCATTGCTTGTAAATAGTTTGTTAGAAAGCAAGACTTTAGATCTCCAAATAAATTGAATAAGATCTTCTTTCATGATCTGAAATTTTAGGGGGTCAATAAATAGGGTGTGTGTACTTTTAGTGCTTATTTTTTCTCATAAATCAAAAATGAATAGTTCATGTTATTTTTCTCATCCTTCTCATGATCTTCTCTTGAAAAAAGGGACCATTGTTCTTTATCAATTTCCGGAAAATAGGTATCCCCTTTGCATGGAAAATCTACAAGTGTTATGTATAATTTATTCCAAAGATGCATCGATTGTTTGTAAATTTCACCACCTCCGATAATAAATAGTTCTTGTTCGCCATGTTTTTTTGCAAATAAAATGCCTTCCTCAATGGAATGCACAATAAAGCAATTAGACACTATAAAAAAAGGATCCCGGGTAACAATGATATTTGTCCGTTTTGGTAATGGAATACCAATACTTTGATAGCATTTTCTACCCATTAAAACCGTATGGTTAAGGGTCACTTTCTTAAAATATTTTAAATCTGCTGACAGGTACCATGGAATTTGATTTTCGAATCCAATAATACGGTCAGCATTTAAAGCTACAATTGCTGAAATAATCATGGTTTTGTTTTTTTGGTGATCAGATCTTTGCGCATCATTCGTTCCTGTAAGTCGGGTCTTGAGATTTTTCGTTTTAAATATTTCTCAATCATTAATGAAGCTATAGGAGCTGCCACCGTACCTCCCCAGCCTGCATTTTCAATATATACAGCAATTGCTATTTTAGGTTTATCTTTTGGAGCAAAAGCAAAAAAAACGGAATGGTCTTCACCATGTGGATTTTGAGAAGTGCCCGTTTTTCCACACGTTGCAATTTCAGGATTAAATGCCAGGGAAGCAGTTCCCGCTTGAATAGCCAATTCCATACCTTCAATCACAGGTTCGAAATATTTTTGATCAATCGGTACTTTATTTTGAATTCTAAATTTTTCTTGAATTTGGTTTTGATTTCCACTAAACGCTTTTACTAAATGGGGTGTATAAAAAAAACCTCTATTTGCCAGGATCGCTGCCAGGTTTGCCATTTGGATTGTAGATAATTGCAATTCTCCCTGACCAATCCCAACAGAAATAAAATAAGTCGATCTCCATTGATCCGTTTTATATAATCGTGTATAATATTCAGAAGTTGGTATATACCCTCCACTTTCTGTGGCTACATCTGTATAGAGAGGCTTACCCAAACCAAAATCACCAAGATATTTTACTAATAAGTCTAATCCAAATTGGGGTTTATTGAATCCTTTTATTTCAATTAAGTCTCTGAATGTTTGGAAAAAATAAGAGTTACAGGAATGTTGTAAAGCGACCGATAATTTATATGGACTCGGATGATGATGACAACCATAAGAAAGGTTTTTATAATAATATGCACCTGTGCAGGTATGTGCTGTGTTTTCATTTATTACACCTTCCTGCATAGCAATAAGCGCTAGTATCGGTTTAAATATGGAGCCCGGTGGATATTTAGCATTGGAGGATCTGTCAAAAAGGGGTTTTAGGGAATCTCGCAATAAATATGCATATGCAACGCCTCGATTATTATGAATAGATAATAAATTTGGATTATAGGTAGGGGATGTAATCTGGCAAAGGATTTCACCGGTTTCTGGTTCAATAGCTACAATTCCACCTACTTTATTTAACATGAGGCTATCTCCAAATTTTTGAAGTTCAATATCAATACTCAATTGTGCATCCAGACCAGAAACTGCTTTTCTATCTAATTTTCCAAAATCAAATTGACCTACTTCCCTACCGAGATTATCTTTCAATACAAACTCAACACCATTAACTCCCCGAATAATTTCTTCATAAAATTTTTCTAATCCAGACGTTCCGATATAGTCTCCTAATTTATAGATACCTTCTGAACGTTCAATTTCTTCTTTGGTAACCTCACTTATGTAACCTAAAAAATTGGCACCATGAGGCTCTGGATATTCCCGGATTGATCGGAGCAATCCTTCAAATCCAGGAAACCTAAATACATTCTCTTGAAATGGCAGAAAAACTTCTGGAGGAATACTTTTTAAAAATACAAATGGAACGGACTTACTGTATTTTCCAGAACGCCAATCTTTTTCTAGATTTTCCTGAAAACTGCTCATTGGAATATTAAGCAGTTGACAAAATAATGCAGTATCCATCTCTTTACTTACCTCTTTATAAGTTACATAAAGATCATAGGTTGGATAATTAATTACAAGAAGTTTTCCATTCCGGTCATAAAATAATCCTCTCGATGGATAAATGGTATTTTGATTCAGCGTTGTTGAACTTGCTTTATTAGAATAGTACGGATTGAATAATTGAATTTTTGCGAGTGTAATAACAAGAATGGATGCACATAAAATCATAAAAATTTTAACGATCCGAAATCTTAATATTTGCTTCTCTTGCATCCTTTAATTGTTATGTTTTGAAACTAAAAAATAGTTGTAACAAAAAAATAATAATACTCGAGACAAAAAAGCTAAGCATGGTTTTAATAAATATTTCTCCCGCATAAACAAATGTAAAAATTTCAAGAATAAAGTAAGCAAGGAAAAATACTAATAGCAGAGCACTTGAATATTTTGCAAACCAAACAATTCCTAAATCCCCAATTGTTGGACTCATATCTGTTTGATATCCATTCTTAGGTTCAAATATTCTAACAACTAATGGCCGAAATACTACCATCCATAAACAGGCTCCAGCATGAACGCCTGGTGACATATAAAACAAATCTACAATAAAGCCAACTGAAAAGGCAATGAGTAATACAAAAAATTGAGGTATCTGAAACGGGAGGGTTAAAATTGCAATTTGGTAAATAATAATAAAAATATAATTTTCATTCGCACCCGTAAGATTTATTTCTTTGAGTACAAACACCTGTAAGGCGATATATAAAATAAAACGGATGAAATTTGTAGTTAGGATATTACTCATATCGAACCGATTTTTTTTCTAAGTTTTCCTTTTCTCCTTTATCATGACTTAAGATTACATAAACCTGATCAATATTCGTCATGGACTGACTTAATGCAACATTTATTTTAAAGGTAAAGGAACCTTCTTCAACTTTATACATGTCTACTGTACCAATCAGAAGATTTTTTGGAAAAACGATACTATAACCGCTTGTAACAATGGTATCGCCAAGTCTAACATCTGCATACTTTTGAATCGCTTGCAAGTTCATAATCGATGGATCTTTTCCATTCCAAATAAGGGATCCAAAAAATCCGCAACGTTTTAGTCGGGCACTAATATTTGTATTACTATGTAAAACAGACATCACCAGTGAATAGTTAGAACTGGTATCCGTAACGATTCCAACAATTCCTTTATTTGTAATTACGCCCATTCCTGGTGCAATGTTATGTTTTCCCCCTTTATCCAGGGTAATCATATTATTCCTTTTATCAAGTGCATTGTTAATAACTCTTGCCGGGATCAACTGATATAATTGATCCTCTGATTTATGGTTAATCAGACTGTCTACTTTTTTTTGAGAATTTGAAAATGTATTTATTTGATTACTCCGCAATTTTGCATTTTCAACTGCAATACTATCATAGCGTTCTCTAAGATTAAAATAGCTAATTAAATATTGATATTTGGATTGAATACCGCTGGCCATTAATTGATAGGAATGCAAATAAATTTTTTGTTGATTTTGATTGAATTTTACAATCCAAAACAAACAAAGAGATTGCAAGATCACAAACAAAACCAGAGAACCATTCTGAATAATTATTTTGGCTATTCTCCACATTCCCTTTTGTGTATGCTTAATTTAGAAAAGCGATGTTGCTTTTACTAAACTCGTATAAAACTAAATACTTTTTCGGTCTATCAAGAATGAAAAACGATCTGTGTTTTTTAAGGCAATACCGGTACCTCGTACAACAGCTCTTAAAGGATCCTGGGCTACTATTACTGGTAATTTAGTTTTTAATGAAAGTCGTTTATCAAGTCCTCGCAAGAGTGCTCCGCCTCCCGTAAGATATAATCCCGTGCGATAAATATCGGAGGAAAGTTCCGGAGGTGTCATTTCCAAAGCCTTTAAAACAGCCTCTTCAATTTTCATAATAGATTTATCTAAAGCTTCCGCAGTTTCTTCATATCGTATGATAATTTGCCTTGGAATCCCTGTCATCAAGTCACGACCATTAATTGGGAATGGATCTGGCGGATTTTCTAAGGTTTTTAGTGCTGATCCAATATGAATTTTCATTTGTTCGGCAGTGCGTTCCCCAATCAACATATTGTGTTCCCGACGCATATAATCTATAATATCGCCTGTAAATTCATCACCTGCTACTCTTATGGATTGATCACAAACGATACCAGATAAAGCGATTACTGCGATTTCTGTAGTACCGCCTCCAATATCAATGACCATATTTCCGATTGGTTCTTCTACATCCAATCCAATTCCTAAAGCGGCAGCCATCGGTTCATGAATGAGATAGGTTTCCTTAGAATCTACATGGTCGGCTGAATCAAAAACGGCTCTTTTTTCCACTTCCGTAATGCCAGATGGAATACAAATAACCATTCTAAGATGTGTAAAAAAGCGACGTTTGCTTCCAATCATATTGATCATCCCCTGAATCATGGCTTCAGCAGCTTGGAAATCAGCGATAACACCATCTTTTAAAGGCCGGATCGTTTCAATATTTTTGTGGGTTTTTTCATGCATCTGCATGGCTTTATTACCGACTGCTATTACTTCTCCGGTTTTTTTATCTACGGCAACTATCGACGGTTCGTCA from Saprospiraceae bacterium carries:
- the mreC gene encoding rod shape-determining protein MreC; this encodes MWRIAKIIIQNGSLVLFVILQSLCLFWIVKFNQNQQKIYLHSYQLMASGIQSKYQYLISYFNLRERYDSIAVENAKLRSNQINTFSNSQKKVDSLINHKSEDQLYQLIPARVINNALDKRNNMITLDKGGKHNIAPGMGVITNKGIVGIVTDTSSNYSLVMSVLHSNTNISARLKRCGFFGSLIWNGKDPSIMNLQAIQKYADVRLGDTIVTSGYSIVFPKNLLIGTVDMYKVEEGSFTFKINVALSQSMTNIDQVYVILSHDKGEKENLEKKSVRYE
- a CDS encoding rod shape-determining protein encodes the protein MKVFNLFVQELAVDLGTANTLIIQDDKVVVDEPSIVAVDKKTGEVIAVGNKAMQMHEKTHKNIETIRPLKDGVIADFQAAEAMIQGMINMIGSKRRFFTHLRMVICIPSGITEVEKRAVFDSADHVDSKETYLIHEPMAAALGIGLDVEEPIGNMVIDIGGGTTEIAVIALSGIVCDQSIRVAGDEFTGDIIDYMRREHNMLIGERTAEQMKIHIGSALKTLENPPDPFPINGRDLMTGIPRQIIIRYEETAEALDKSIMKIEEAVLKALEMTPPELSSDIYRTGLYLTGGGALLRGLDKRLSLKTKLPVIVAQDPLRAVVRGTGIALKNTDRFSFLIDRKSI